ATGCTGCAGGATTCGATCAGCGGATTCCTGAAGGACAACGCGTCGCTGGATACAATCCGCAAGATTGCGGACGGCGATGCCGACGCAAAGGCCACGCTGGCGGCGGGCCTGTCGGAAATGGGCATCATGGGGCTGCATGTTCCCGAAGCGGCCGGTGGGTCAGGGCTCGGCCTGTTGGAGGCCTGCCTTGTTCAGGAAGCGCTGGGGTATGCGGTGACGCCATCCGGGTTCCTGGCGGCGACCGTGGCGGCACACGTGCTCCCGAATGCGGGAGAGGCTTATGCCGAAGGGGTTGCGACGGGCGACATGGTTTTCGGCCTGTCGCTGACAGAACTGTCCTCCCGGCGGGACCTTGCTGGTCTGACGCTGAAGGATGGGCATGTGTCCGGCAAGACATTGCTGGCCATGGTGCCGGATAGTGCGACCCATGTCCTGACAGCCGATACGGACGGCGGTCTCCATGTCGTCGATACCTGGTCGGCAACGGCCATGCGGACGATTGACCGCACGAGGACTTTCCAGGAGCTCGGTTTCGATCATGCGAAGTGTGAGGCGTCCATGGCGCAGGCGGACGGCGCGCTGGAAGCGGCTCGCCTCCTGATTGCTGCGGATACGCTCGGCGCGGCGCAGGCCATGCTGGACAAGGCGGTCGAGTACGCCAAGGAACGCAAACAGTTCGGACGGGTCATCGGCTCGTTCCAGGCGGTGAAGCATCTGTGTGCGGAAATGACGGCGAAGCTGGAACCGGCCCGTGCGCTCGTCTGGCATGCGGCTTATGCCATGGATACCGGCGATCCGGAGGCGGCTGTTATGGCGAACCTTGCCAAGGCGCACCTCGCCGAGGTCGGCACCTTCGTCGCCAAGACGTCAACGGAAGTGCATGGCGGCATGGGCTTCACCGATCTTCTGGGCCTGCATTACTGGTTCAAGCGCATCGGCGTGAACAGGCAGCTGTTCGGCAGCCCGGAGCAGGCGCGCCATAGCGCCGCCGAACTGCAGGGCTTCGTGGCCGCCTGATCTGCCGCCCGCCCTCTCAGGCCTGACGGCAGAGGCGCGTTTCGGGCTCTGTCTGTAAAGCCTGTGCGGGGTTTTGCCGGAAACAATGATGGTCCTCGGCGTCGAGCAGGCCACGTAGCCAGTCCAGTACGGTCACACACCGGTCCTGCCGGCGCGCGCGTTCCGGGAACGACATCCAGATATCAGCCCGGACAGCCGGAAGCGGGCAGATGCGCAGGATGTCAGGATGGGCGGCTTCCACAAATGTCGGCAGGGCGCAAAGCGCTGCGCCGCTGCGGCATTCTGCGAGTGCAGCCGACAGGCTGTTCGATATGGGTGACCGTTCGCAAAACTGGCGCAGGGAATCCGCGGCCGGCAGTGTCCCGGAAATCAGGTCCGCCAACTGACGTGGAAACACGCACCGGGCCGAGTCGATGGATGCGAGCCTTGCCGGCCTGCTCGCGGAGACAGGGTGCGTGGGCACGGCGTAGACGGCATAGTGCACCTTGCCGAGACGGCGGGTGATCAGGTCTGACTGAACGGGGCGCTCAAGGGTCAGGAACACGTCTGAAATGCTAGCGATGTCCGGCGTTGGCGGCGTCCACGCGCTGGCGCGGAGGTCGATGCCCGGATTGCCTGTCAGGAAAGCAGCAATCTGCGGCGCGATCCACCAGGCCAGCAGGGCTTCATCCGCATCCAGCCGAACAATGCCTGTGGCCGTGCCTTTCTGGTCGGCCACATCAATCTGCACGGCCTCCATGACATCGGCCATGACGTTGGCATGCCGTAGCAGGACATGCCCGGCCTCGGTCAGCTCTATCCCCCGCGTGGAGCGATGGAAGAGCTGTGTGTTGAGGTCTGCCTCGAGGTCCGACATTCGGCGGCTGACCGTTGGTACGGAGCCGCACAGGCGGGCTGCGGCGGCGCTCATACTGCCCAATTGTGCAACGGTCCGGAACACCCGGATCTTGTCCCAGTCAAACAGCTCAGCTTGCATCGCGTCCCCTTGCAAGGCTGAAACGCCCCCTTTCACCCACGGCTAAAGCCCCATCCCGCGAAAACTGAAAAACTCAATTTAAGCGTGTAGTGGAGAGTCGACGTGGAAGCAACGAGAAATTGTAAAGAGTCTACGATACACGTAGACATTGTACGGGTGGAGCGACGGGCCAGGGAACTTGGGTTCCGGCATGCGAGCATCGGAGAACTCGCTGAAGGCATCAGGCTGGCAGAGTCCCTGATGGGGGCGAAGATCGCAACACCAGATGCTGTGATGCGCATGGATGTGGTCACCGGCATGACCGCCTGGGTCACGGGTGACCCGATTGAGGGTGTGTTCCTCGTCCTGCCTCTGTCGCCCGCCGGGGAGCAGGCCGTCCGGGACGGAACCTATTGCCCGGCAGATCCGGCCCCGGCCCATCTCGCCTGGCAGGGGCGGGACGTCGCCGGCGTATATATCGGCGTCTATGCCGGCGCGACGAAGGAGGCCCGGCGGGCCGTGATGACGGCGGCTGCGGTCATGCGCATGGACCAGTTTGCCGCCGTCCCGACCTTCGCCCGGGGCGCAACCGACGACGGAAAGCGGTCGATGGCGTCGCTTGGGTTTTCACCGCTTGAAGGCGGCCTGCCAGATCTTTGGGTTCAGGAGGGTTTCTCTTCCGGGTCGGAGGCGGCGTGATGAAGCGGCCTGTGGTGGGGATGGAGGGGCTGCGCCGCCCTGTGCCGGACGAGACCTGGGACCGCTACAGCGCCCGGCCGGTCAGGTCGCTGGATGAATTGCAGATGGCGGCAGCCATCCGGGCGGCGGTTTTCATGTCGGAACAGGCCTGTCCGTATGAAGAGGAATATGACGGGAATGATTTGTGCGGCACACATTTCCTTCTGTTCGATGGGGCCGAGCCGGTCGGGACCTTGCGGGTGCGCTGGTTCGCGGATTTCGCCAAGCTGGAACGAATCGCCCTCCTGCCGCGAGAGCGGGGGCG
This is a stretch of genomic DNA from Hyphomonas adhaerens MHS-3. It encodes these proteins:
- a CDS encoding acyl-CoA dehydrogenase family protein; this translates as MEFALSEDQRMLQDSISGFLKDNASLDTIRKIADGDADAKATLAAGLSEMGIMGLHVPEAAGGSGLGLLEACLVQEALGYAVTPSGFLAATVAAHVLPNAGEAYAEGVATGDMVFGLSLTELSSRRDLAGLTLKDGHVSGKTLLAMVPDSATHVLTADTDGGLHVVDTWSATAMRTIDRTRTFQELGFDHAKCEASMAQADGALEAARLLIAADTLGAAQAMLDKAVEYAKERKQFGRVIGSFQAVKHLCAEMTAKLEPARALVWHAAYAMDTGDPEAAVMANLAKAHLAEVGTFVAKTSTEVHGGMGFTDLLGLHYWFKRIGVNRQLFGSPEQARHSAAELQGFVAA
- a CDS encoding LysR family transcriptional regulator translates to MQAELFDWDKIRVFRTVAQLGSMSAAAARLCGSVPTVSRRMSDLEADLNTQLFHRSTRGIELTEAGHVLLRHANVMADVMEAVQIDVADQKGTATGIVRLDADEALLAWWIAPQIAAFLTGNPGIDLRASAWTPPTPDIASISDVFLTLERPVQSDLITRRLGKVHYAVYAVPTHPVSASRPARLASIDSARCVFPRQLADLISGTLPAADSLRQFCERSPISNSLSAALAECRSGAALCALPTFVEAAHPDILRICPLPAVRADIWMSFPERARRQDRCVTVLDWLRGLLDAEDHHCFRQNPAQALQTEPETRLCRQA